From the Malaclemys terrapin pileata isolate rMalTer1 chromosome 11, rMalTer1.hap1, whole genome shotgun sequence genome, the window CGCCGCTTCCTCCTGCCGTGTGTGGAGTTGTGCATGCTCTGAGCACCCCTACAGGCAGGGCCGTTCCCAGCCACTTTGGTGCCctatgcagacacacacacacacacacacccgtgggggggggaggggggcaggagcaggcttggggggttggggggaaccgCCCCCCCAGCACGACCTGGCGGAGCAGAGCGggttggggccgggtcactccacttcctgatGCCTGGTGATTGCAGGGTGGGCCCGACCCCGCACTCacggggcagcgggaagtggagtgacccggccccagcccgctccgctctgctctcccagctcccagccttgggggacGGGGGGAACCGCCTCCCCAGAACTTACCGGCggtgtggagggggctggggccaggtcgctccacTTACCGCTGCCAGGTGAGTGCaggcctgacccctgctgcagtcctcaggggaaggggtggagtggggccgggtctggggcagagcagaggtgggaagaggtggagttggggcggagcggggggggggggcattgggaagaggcggagcaggggctggagcagcacacagctgcctagggcaccaggcaATTTGGtgcgtactttgcatatgggtaaggacggccctgcctgCAGGTGAGCAACGCCTCCCCTCCTTGGGTTCGAGGATGCTGCTGCGTCTTAGGCATGAGACAGGCATCCAGACGCCTCCCTGAGGCAGCAGTACAAATGCACAGAGGCaaaaacataggcacctaggggACTCTTAGAGCACAAATTTAGGCATCTATAGGATTGGGCATCAGCTGAGCAGGGATTTTGTGGCTCACAGGAGCAACTAAAGCTGcaatttaggtacctaagtccctttggggatctgggcccttGTGCTTTCCCCCACAGGTGACCAGACCTTGATACATACAGTCTGACCCCTCACATATAAGCACCTGGGAAATACACAAGCCAGGCAAATAGATCATTTCATGGAGAGAGCTGCCTGCCCTCCAGAGGGGATATGCTTTGCCTTCTGAATGCGCTAACTCCCTTTTATTGCCCACCTTCTGAGTAGCCATTAAATCAGGACAGTCTCTTCCCTACTCCCAAGAAACACAGCATAAGACAAAGGCCGAAGTACTGGAACCAGGCCATTGCGCTGAGCCCTTTGGCAGTCACAGCCAGAGGATATATCCTGTTCCCATTGCCACGGGAAGCAGCCTCCTGGCTCCAACTATTTCAACAAACAACACAAGAGCTGAGAACTGTCGAAGGCTACAGTAAACATCTTCAGGCATCTCGACATTTGGTACACAATAGAGTAAAGGGCACTTCATTGTTCAAAAGGCAATACTCACGCCTAAAAAATGGGGGAGTTCATTGTTAATGAGCTCCTTTAATTCAGATTTCTTCAGCTTGTGTTTGTCTCCCTCCTTTCCCGAGTACTGGTGGAAAGCATCAATGATGGCAATCATGGCCGTCTCCAGAGCAGACATTGTTACAGTGGCACTCAGCTAAAATGAAAGGGATTGGGAGGAAACACAGTGTTAAgctcagcgggggggagggggagggttaaaTGCCTTCTTGCCTTCTCTGTGCAACAATAAAACCCTTGGACCAACAATGTTATgtcactagggcctgatccaaggaagtcaatggaaagatgccaataaatttcaatgggctttggctcaggccccagaTGAACACTCAAGGAAATAATGCCAGCGAAGAGCCGACCATCTGTGGAAACTTTTACTTCAATTGATATAGCTTAAGGTTAGGAAACACATGTGGGACATTGCCTAAATGATTGTTCTTACTTTAAAACCTTGGGTAACAAGCAGAATATTTGTATATTGCCAAAATGGAGTCAGCACAGACCTATCGTTAAAGGGAGGTACCCTGCGGTACTAGATCGTCCGTATAGTCATTAGCTTCTTGTCAGCATCACTAACAAAAAGTAACATTCTGAAGGGAGGATTACTGGGTAACCTAGCCATAGGGGATTGGTCAATTTCACCATTAAATTCCAGAAGAGTGCACTGTGGGGAGTTGGGGAGGGAATAGCGGCTATTTGTCTGGAAAATTCCCAGACTTCCCTGATGTTTGAACACAAGTTTTGCACCTTGAGCTCCACTTTGGCAgagtacaataaataaataaaagccagcAGGCTGTTAAAAGACTTAAATATGGCCCAGTCAAAATACACAACCCTCACCAATACATCCACGATTAACTGATTCTTTTCTGTAAAATGGTACTGACTCCCTTGCTTTTCAGTGGATGGGCCACTAAGCCCCCAAGAAGCATTTCACCCCAAGATGTCGGGGAAGATCCTCAGCATTGacagaaaaaagggggaaaaagcagCAAGTGAAGGGCTGGAAAACAAAGTTTCTTGACAACTGAAGTGCCACAAAACAATTTTCAAATAGATATTTTGGCCAGGTTTCAGTTACATCCAGCCtagttctttaaaataaaaaattgtgtcTGTTCAATCCAGAGACTGCTAATAATGCAAAAGAACTAATCTTTGGGACCATCTGTGACCATATAACATATTCCTTTGGCAAGTACAGCCATTGCTTACATAGGAAAGTATTTAATGGATTTTTAGCTATTTTTAATGCAATTGAACAGTTGGGAACAAGGACAGCCAGCCCTGTGGGAATAGCCAGCTTTCTGAAGACCACCAGGAATACTCCATGGACCATTCTTGGTCTGCAGCCCACAAATTGGGAACCACAGACTTACATCGTTGCCTGAGCAACACATCGCCTCAATCATGGTATTTTTTAAGGCTCTGTTTTTTTCACCCTTTGGAGATTGTAAACACATTTGGAAAATACTGCCCTCAGTATGAAAACAGTGCATGTGTCTCCAACACAGTATCTTTTCCTCAAATTTGCTGCAGAATCACAGTTCCAGTTTCCTGTGCTGAGATTTATCTAGTTAGGTTCTTACTGTAGTGTGACCTTGTCTTAGCAAAAAGCctcctttcttacttcagaagGAAAATGCTTACAATTTTTGTCACATCACAAGAACCTGTCTCAGCCAATTAAACAGCACTTACGCGTGTTGTGTAATTTCCTTGGTTTGTAGCCTGTGTTATTGTTACTTCTTATGTTGAGTCTTCTAACCAGCTGATTTGCTCCATTTTTAGTCTGCTggattttgtacatttttgtttACAGTGCTTTACACATTTCTTTGTAATCATCTTTATTCTccagctttttctttcttttacttcTCAGATTTGGTTCTGTCTTTATTATCTGATCACTGAACATCTCTATCCCCACTGTACCAACAGTACATTATGAGATCCAGTTTTCATAAGCCCTAAGTGCAAGCAAATATGCTCATTTCCCTTCATTCCGCACTGCGTCTGATAAACTATTTAATATGCTAGCTATAGAATTCAAGTGATTTAGATCCTTACCTCCTGACGTTACATAAATATTTGATTGCAGGGTTTCTTATAGATTTCATATAGATAATGAAACCCCTTTAAAAGATTATGATGTAATGGGAAAAGATGTAGAAAAAACAGCCCAAAAAGTTTCACAGTACTCTGACGTTAAGAAAGGTTTTAGTTAATAAAATTAAATCAGACTTTGCttttgttgggggaaaaaacttGGTGCTTGCAGATCCTTGCTGGTGCAAGTCAGCATTGCTCTACTGACTTTAAAGGAACTACTACATCAGAGGCTAAGGACTTGCCTCACGATGTAACTCTCTATTATAGACAAATCTTCCTCAACCACAGGAGCAAAAGAACAGGCACATTGACttaaattagatacaattaaagATCTTTGGAAAAGTTACAGTCATAACTAGCACTGCTCTTCATTTATTCAAATCAATATTCCCTGCTCATGTTGTAATGGAAAGTGCTTGCTAGACACAACTATGTTGTATCACTGTCTAATTTGACAACTTTTGCAGACATAACAAAACGCGTGAAAAGTG encodes:
- the S100B gene encoding protein S100-B, whose protein sequence is MSALETAMIAIIDAFHQYSGKEGDKHKLKKSELKELINNELPHFLGEIKDQETVDKVMETLDADGDAECDFQEFVAFIAMVTSACHEFFEHE